AATTGGCCTAAATCTAATTTCTtcacagttttattgagaaataactgatacacatcactgtataagtttaaggtatacagcacgatggtttgatttacatatattttggaataattattACAATAGATTTAGTTAATACCCACCATCTTATAcagacacaataaaaataaaaggaaaaaattctcctTACAATTAGAATTTGTAGGATCTATTCTCTTAACAATTCTCTGGCCTCAGCCTAAGTTTGATCTGCAAAGAAAATGCATAAGAAAATTTAGGTACTGCTTCTAAATAATTGAGTAGAAATTAGTTTTAGATAATTAAGGTAAAGttataatatgcattttaagaaattacatgATGAGTCACTGACAAACTGAGTTGTTTAACTATAGACCTGGATAATATATACCAGTATCTCTTAGTAGGAATTGTCTCAATTCTTTATGATTCCTACAATAGCAGTAAGGTAAAAATTTGTTATTATGGGGGTATTAACATATTAAGAACATctattgtattataattattttgatacAAGAAAGTCATAAACTAccatttttaaacttcaaaacCTTCCATAAAGTAGGCATTTTTACCCTCCTATCTTTTTTGACATGTAGAATCAAAGCTCAAAAAAAACGGTCTACAGTCAAACAATCAGTGTGACTTTACATCACACAATAAACACTAAGCCACAAATACCTCTTGAAGAGTTAAAGATAATGTTATACTTAAGGATTTACTACAGTTAATTATGGAAGATGACCACAAAAACaatatatgcaaattatttttgcCAATCTACAGAGCCCACAGAGCTGGCTTTGAGTGACTCTTCCTGTCTTGTGATCATGAATAAGTTCATAGATAAGCCTGTTTACTATTGTGTGACAGATTATTAAGACTATCCAAAACTCAAGGGGTTCTAATGAGAAGACAAAAAATTTCAGTGTTATTTAAACATTGTCCTaagctccttccttctctccagatATATTATCATGATCTCTTGACAATTTTTTATTCAGCAAATGCATATTACATCTGGGATCTTAGAATCTTTTGCATTAAAAGTCTGTGTGGTTCAGAATTCTGATCCCTTCCTATTTCTCCTCCCTTAGGATTGTTGCAGAGCCTGTTTACAGCCTGGATCCATGGATAAGGTCAATTCTTCAGTGGTGTCTGAATTTGTATTGCTGGGACTCTCCAGTTCTCAGGagctccagcttttcttttttgtttttttctctgtgttataTGTCATCATTGTGTTGGGAAACCTTCTCATAATCATCACAGTAACTTCTGATAACAGTCTGCACTCCCCCATGTACTTCCTCCTAGGAAATCTCTCCTTTGTGGACATCTGTCAGGCTTCTTTTGCTACCCCTAAGATGATTGTAGATTTCCTGAGTGAACATAAGACCATTTCCTTCAATGGCTGCATAGCTCAGATATTCTTCATTCACCTTTTTACTGGAGGAGAGATGGTACTACTTGTCTCCATGGCCTATGATAGATATGTAGCCATATGCAAACCTCTACACTATGTAGTCATCATGAGTCAAAGGACGTGCACTGTCCTGGTAATAGTCTCCTGGGCTGTGGGCTTGGTGCACACATTAAGTCAGTTATCGTTTACCGTGACCCTACCTTTTTGTGGACCTAATGTAGTAGACAGCTTTTTTTGTGATCTTCCTCGAGTGACCAAACTTGCCTGCCTGGACTCTTACATCATTGAAATACTCATTGTAGTCAATAGTGGTATTCTCTCCGtaagcactttctctctcttagtTGGCTCTTACATCATTATTCTTGTCACTGTCTGGTTTAAGTCTTCCGCTGCAATGGCCAAGGCATTTTCTACACTGGCTGCCCATATCACTGTAGTAATTTTGTTCTTTGGACCTTGCATTTTCATCTATGTGTGGCCCTTTACCACTTACCCTGTGGATAAACTTCTTGCCATATTTTACACTGTGTTCACTCCCATTCTAAACCCCATTATCTATACACTAAGGAACAGGGATATGAAGGCTGCCATGAGGAATATTATGACCTATTACCTGAGGCCCAAGaaaatttctgaaattccacTAGCAGTGAGGAGTTCTCTTTATTAATACACAATCCCTTCAAATTCCTCAAATCAATACTCtgtctataaatattttcaatgtattCTTGTGCCATATCTCAACTATGATGGAAGTGATGAAGAAGATGAAATAGAGAATAtctgatggatattaactagGCCCTTTCCAGGTATCATCTAAGCAAAagctaaatgtaaaaaaatacgGAAAAATGTATCATGATTActggttttggaaataaaatgtagaatGACGATATGTGGATAGTATAAATGCTTTCACTGCCTTAGTTGCAGGTAAATATGGCCTTAGTTGCTGGTAAATAGGAATATGATAGGGAAAAAATGAGTACCTGATTCTTTGGTGAGCATGAATTTAAGTATTTTTCCTGGTCTTatgagtttcctcatttatatgcCTGAAGAATCTAGATAGATAAATAATACTTAGGAATGTGAAACTGAATTTACCCACCCAGAAAATAGCCATTTCACTGATTTAAGTGTGTATACCTAAGTGGAGATTCTTAGATTATGAAATCCCTCCCCCAACATTATGCCTATCCCATATTGTTTCCTAATAACTAACAAtgctttaaaatgaattatacatAATCAGGAGCTTGCATTTTAAATCTTTCACTTAATGATCTTTCTGTGATCAGTTTACTCTGAAAACACAGACTCTTTAGCCCGTTCTATAAGAAGCTATGCAAGTCTTTGCATTGGGACCAAACATGGAGTTCTTAGTGACAATGAATCAATGATAAACATACAACTCAACTGTAACCTGGACACTGAAATACCTCTGGAGCTCTACCCTGATTTCTAGGGATGACTAGGGGATTTATTAATATTGATCAAAGTTTTTAGGTCTTTCCCCCCCCCAAACTCCTCAATTCATAAAAGGCAATTAGACAGACATAAACATTATTCTCTCCTTTATGCCAAGGATAAAAACACTaaatttactttttgttgtttgcCTTCTTATCTTCCCAATTCCATCTCACCTTTTCTGAACCCAAACATAATAAAGCATCATtaagtaaaatattgaaaaaaccTTGGGAatttccccttctcccacccctcaATCTTTACTCTCTCCATAGCATTCTGGTTCTTCTGAGACCTGATATTCTTTGCTCTTTTCTACTCTCAAAGTTTACTTTCCATTAAGCAAAGCATAACAGTAATTTATACTGATGTCTAAATTTAAATACATCAGTTACCTCTTCCAAGAATATATACACACTTCTTTCTAATTTTAGGATATAATACCATCAATAGTGAGAAAGGAGACTTCGCAGACTAGATGTAAAACAGGGGCACAAATAAGAGATCTTTCCGATGTTTCCTGACTCTATACCATGCAGGCTGCCTTGTATTCTATTCAAGGAATGAGGTCCAGCCTTATGATTCCTCTTCTTGAATAAAAGACTAAGCACTGCATGATTTTCTCTTAACCATCTGGCAGTACCAAAATATTAGGGAGGTGGAATTCATTAAAAGGCTTattaatttcattcctttttcaatGGTAGGTGATTTGATTATCCTACTATGAAACTGAATTTCTTGTTgggtattttataaaaatgttatgttaaatataataaatagtgaaaatgAATATGTTAAGAAATTCAGAAAGTATGTAATCTGGTTAACTGCACCAGTTATAGCTACTCAGTTACTCATAACATTCTTTGACTatggatttttttgaaaatatgataaatatcatAAATCTCCTTCCCAAACAACAGCATAAACTCTTAAACATAAGATTgaatatacattattattttacttcaaaaacctatttcattcatataaatcaagcataaacataatttataaaactatatcctttatttttgggtgcaattgtaaataggattgactccttaattcctctttctttggtctcattgttagtatatagaaatgccactgagttctgggcattgattttgaatccattgctgtatgagttctagcaatcttgggggtggagtcttttgggttttctagtagagtgtcatgtcatctgcgaagagggagagtttgacttcttttttgccaatttgaatgccttttatttctatttgttgcctgattgctgaggctaggacttctagtactatgttgactagcagtggtgagagtggacatccctgtcgtgttcctgatcttagtggaaaggctcccagtgtttccccattgagaatgatatttgctgtgagcttttcgtagatggcttttaagatgctgaggaatgttccctctatctctacactctgaagggatttgatcaggaatggttgctgtattttgtcaaatgctttctctgcatctattgagaggatcctatggtccttgttttttctcttgctgatatgatgaatcacactgattgttttacgagtgttgaaccagccttgcatcttggggataaatcccacttggtcatggtgaataatcttcttaatatattgttggatcctattgtctagtatccatgttcatcaggcatatgggtctataattctccttcttggtagtgtctctgtctggttttggaattaaggtgatgctggcctcatagaatgagtttggaagtatttcatctctttctatcaatttgaacagctttagtagaataggtacggttTACTAAAGGTAATATAAATACAattcatttaagtaattttaatttttttcatttctacattttaatgAGAAGGCAGCTggttttcagtttaaaaaatgtagattGTCCAATTTTCCtgcgccatttattgaagagactgtcttttttccagtggatagtctttactactttgtcgaatattaattgaccataaagtccacttctggattctctattctgttccattgatctatgtgtctgtttctgtacaggtaccacactgtcttgatgaccacagctttgtagttcaagcagaaatctggaattgtgatgcccccagctatggttttcttttttaaaattcccttggctattcggtgtctttttgattccacacaaatcttaaaataatttgttccaactctctgaagaaattccatggtattttgatagagattgcattaaatgtataaatgccctaggtagcattgacattttcacaatattaattcttccaatccatgagcatggaacatttttccatctctttgtgtcttcctcaatttctttcagaactgttctgtagttttcagagtatagatcctttacttctttggttaggtttattcctaggtatcttatgcttttgggtgcaattgtaaatgggattgactccttaatttctctttcttcagtctcatttgttagtgtacagaaatgccactgacttctaggcattgattttgtgtcctgccgcATTGCTGtatgctgaattgctgtatgggttctagcaatcttgggggtggagtctttggttttctatgtacagtatcatgtcatatgtGAAGAGGgggagttttacttcttctttgccaatttgaatgccttttatttctttttgttgcctaattgctgaggctaggacctttagtactatgttgaatagcagaggtgagagtggacatccctgtcgtgttcctgaacttaggggaaaggctcccagtgtttccccattgagaatatttgctgtagGCATTTCATAGATGGTtcttaagatgctgaggaatgttccttctatccctacactctgaagagttttgatcaggaatggatgctatattttgtcaaatgctttctctgcatctcttgagaggatcatatggttcttgttttttctcttgctgatatgatcaatcgcTTTGATTGCTTTCcgagtgttgaactagccttgcatcccagggataaatcccacttggtcatagtgaataatcttcttaatgtattgttggatcctattgactagtatcttgttgagaatttttgcatccatgttcatcaggatatgggtctataattctcctttttggtggggtctttgtctggttttggaatgatggtgatgctggcctcatagaatgtgtttggaagtattccatctctttctatttttccaaacagctttagtagaataggtatggtatcttctttaaacgtttgatagaattcccctgggaagccatctggctctggacttctgtgtcttgggatgtttttgatgactaggaccattctcttacaccatatacaaaaataaactcaaaatggatgaaagatctaaatgtgagacaagatcccatcaaaatcctagaggagaacacaggcaacacccttttttaactcggtcacagtaacttcttgcaagatacatccatgaaggcaagagaaacaaaagcaaaaatgaactatggggacttcatcaagataagaagcttttgcacaacaaaagatacagtcaacaaaactaaaagacaacctacagaatg
This region of Canis lupus baileyi chromosome 32, mCanLup2.hap1, whole genome shotgun sequence genomic DNA includes:
- the LOC140622632 gene encoding olfactory receptor 4K5 yields the protein MDKVNSSVVSEFVLLGLSSSQELQLFFFVFFSVLYVIIVLGNLLIIITVTSDNSLHSPMYFLLGNLSFVDICQASFATPKMIVDFLSEHKTISFNGCIAQIFFIHLFTGGEMVLLVSMAYDRYVAICKPLHYVVIMSQRTCTVLVIVSWAVGLVHTLSQLSFTVTLPFCGPNVVDSFFCDLPRVTKLACLDSYIIEILIVVNSGILSVSTFSLLVGSYIIILVTVWFKSSAAMAKAFSTLAAHITVVILFFGPCIFIYVWPFTTYPVDKLLAIFYTVFTPILNPIIYTLRNRDMKAAMRNIMTYYLRPKKISEIPLAVRSSLY